A stretch of Thermodesulfobacteriota bacterium DNA encodes these proteins:
- a CDS encoding BREX protein BrxB domain-containing protein yields MNKLKRLLRSYSQYIAIPWRADAAAAQRVVFCVYDETDELLLRARVDEFELASRQAGHDWACFDLTNVFPDWMQGEEYVQSYFKEPELLGDLLPDELLDFIERIFDFWTTQVPLTEKTVVALTGVGSLFGFVKVKDCIDRLAPRVAGRLVVFFPGSFESNNYRLLDGYDGWNYLAVPITADRSVEH; encoded by the coding sequence GTGAACAAGCTTAAGCGCCTGCTGCGATCCTATTCCCAGTACATCGCCATCCCCTGGCGGGCTGATGCCGCCGCGGCACAGCGGGTGGTGTTCTGTGTTTACGACGAAACGGACGAGCTGCTCCTGCGCGCGCGGGTTGACGAGTTCGAGCTCGCCAGCCGGCAGGCCGGGCACGACTGGGCCTGTTTCGATCTGACCAACGTGTTTCCCGATTGGATGCAGGGCGAGGAGTACGTCCAATCCTATTTCAAGGAGCCTGAGCTGCTTGGGGACCTGCTCCCCGACGAACTGCTCGACTTCATCGAAAGAATTTTTGATTTCTGGACGACGCAGGTCCCGTTGACTGAAAAGACGGTGGTCGCCCTGACCGGGGTCGGCTCCCTGTTCGGCTTTGTGAAGGTCAAGGACTGCATCGACCGCCTCGCCCCTCGGGTGGCGGGGCGGCTGGTGGTGTTCTTCCCGGGGAGCTTCGAGAGCAACAACTATCGTCTGCTGGATGGCTATGATGGCTGGAACTACCTCGCCGTGCCGATAACGGCCGACAGGTCCGTTGAGCACTGA